The sequence below is a genomic window from Ipomoea triloba cultivar NCNSP0323 chromosome 10, ASM357664v1.
CATTGACCCGTGGAGATTTATTTATTGAagatttatttctaatttcatttCCAATTGGAGCCCAAATCATAGATCATTGTTTCATAAAAACATTGGGTATAGTTTCTTTTTCGAATGACAATGATCAAATTTTTCGAGGAAATTAAATTACATCTTTTATTCAAAGATTATAAATTAAATGACAATGACAATAAAGTTTGTGTCGCACAAATGAAAAATGTGTATGTTAAGGAATTTTTTACAAAGCATATATTGCATCAAAATTCGACCCACGTGAGCTCTAGAAGAATCACGAGactattatacaaaatatttacTTTAATGAAAATCCAGCAAATTCGTTTACAAAGTCACTTGCTACCCTAGTTTTGGAAAGATGTCTTTATGTGTAGGAtatgaagattgttatctttagGGGGAGTGAtatgaagattgttatcttcagggggagtgACATTTATTTGAATCAATTATGAAGATTGGGTCTTGAAACCCCACATTTGTACTCTTTTTCCATGATTGAATTTTGACGTTGGTTCCTTgattaaaggttttttttttgttgttttttttaatgagacaGCTAGGGCAACACATGAATGCATACACATCAATTATATCATGTACTATTTTTCTCAACTAGATTTTTTTCCTACTGGATTTTTCTAGTGAGGTTTTAaatgaggcatgagtatgatatagtAATGTTTAAGGGGGAAGTGAGGTTTTAACGAGCCATGAGTATGATATAGTAATGTCTAAGAAGGAGTGTTGTCGTTTGTAGTATTATAGTTATACTAGAACTTTGTATATCTTGTATATGAAGAATGATAGATTAATAAAAGATTGATGATTTTCTCTGTATCTAGTCTCCGGCCTCTTTACTTTACTGCATTCCTATTACTTCTGTTCATACGAGAATTCATCGGGTTTTACAACACTGACTAATGGAAGAAATTTTCTGTGTTTCCAAATAGATTCGTAAATAGTTAAATATGAAATGTtgaattaaacaattaaattacaatgTGTTCTACAACacaatttataaataacaatCCTAGTAAATCataagactagaaatttcatttCCCCCAAAATCCTATCACAACATAATAGATTAATAGCCAATAATGTTATCACTCCAATGTCCAAAAACAATCAAAATTCCCCaacaagattatatatatagtaatggtGGGTGAAGTAGTTATTCAATAGACATAAACGCCATCCCCATTTGCAGAAGAAACACATGAGGTAGTAATATTTGGGGAAGTATATAACCCACTTAGCAAACCCTTGGCAATCCATTCATTTGCTGCCTGTGTTAAGTGTGCACCATCCCATTCGATATAAGATGAAGGGTCATCGCAGGCATGCGAGAATGGATAGCCACATTTTGTGTCGTCCACGTACGAGTTGTATGGACCTCCACTTCCGCAACAAGAAATAAGTCGAGTTTCTTTATTAAAACctatataaaacaaaataaaataatgaatgaCAACTTTTACATTGATTTTAAAACCTATCATATATGTTGACTTTATTTGGGGGGGTGGGAGTTAGATCCATTCTTTATGCCAAATTTTGTGCGTACTAGCTAGTCAGATAAGGTGGTTATTAATAGAGAATAAAAACAAAGTATATAATACTTTAGGGTAACATGCAGTACATGATAACTCTGGCCCACTAATAAATATCGAGTATTTATTGGAATAGTTTAAATGTAAAGATCGGAAAGATAAAaataggcaaattattctatgcAACATGCATAGTGTATAGTGTAATGTAGATCATatcatattacatataaatgtttatttttaatatgctgAATGTTCATTTTAATGTATTGAATGTTTATGTTTTGATAGTACGTAtacttaaaaatgaatttttagaaaatatatggtCGAACATTCAATGTCAAAGATCTATATTACAAGatagaccatgatccatggtataataatgattgatatataaaaatataataatatttgtttttggaATGTAgataatatttgtattttgtagatggactaaaaaaaataaaaatgctacACAAATATAACTTCTTAGTAATCACTTCtgaattgaaaaagaaacactatttatttttatgaattattgattaattaatatgttaaaaaaTCTAGTATTACTCTAATAAAAACAAGAAGGATGATCTAACATGTTAAGTTTTCTTTTTTGATGACTTTGATTATAGCAACCAGTTATTTAATCCTCCAAATTGGTCAGAAAACTAGGTTAATTCAAACCACTTTCTAGTAGTTAAAAAATCTTGAATTTTCTGGAAGTAAATGTTTAGtataatgttttattttttaaaaaaaaaatttaaatatattatactcCATAATTTTGAATTGAAGAGTCGTTGAGGAGTGGTACTTACCATATTTGTTGGGAGAGATAAAAAGTTCTAACCCAGCATTGTAATAATCAGCATAAGTAATAAAAACATTAGGATAATGTTTTTGAATCCGAGTCAATTCTTTTTGAAGCAATTCATTATGTTTTTGTGTAAATTCGTTGAGCCAAGTGAGACAACCAGTAATGGGATCGTAATCTTCCTCATTTGAACCATAATAAACTGCTAAACAATCTCCTAAGCACCCAGCTGGCAACATCCCAGGCACCACGAGGTTTACAACACCTAGCTTAATTAGTTCCTGCATGGCATGCATCATCAccacaaatattatattttattcttttcatccgtaaaatatttatcaatatgtgcataaataattgataaatttaattgtcactgTCCATAAAAGTTCTAAAACTTTCACCAATTAGCCAAGCATAATTAAGCTAAAACATGCTTTccttatcaaaatataaataaaacatGACAATATTTAAAAGGCATGAATGGATTTGACTACTTTTGATATCCTTCTTTTTAACTCAAGATTTAATATTTCTTATTCAATGCTCATGTGacttatttaaattattgatgcTCCACCAAAAGTATACCTAGCGCCCAATACATTGCTCAACAGTCTACGATACACTCCCTCCTAAAATCACATTtgtatcaaaaaaatttaatcgaAAGCATATTCTAatgaaccaaaaacaaaaaacaaaaaaaaaacaaaaaaacaaaaaaagaaaaaaacatgaaaCCAAGCTAAGCATTCACAACTAGCGtcgaaaaaaatcaaaagaagaatGATGAAAAATGATCGGAAAATCTTCAAAAATAGCCTAAAAGCAAAGAGCATAACGTATTTGAATTGAAAACTCTATGCaagtaaaaattgaataaaatatatggGCGCGTTTAGGTGAGAATGAATGCCTAGGAAAGAACTGAGAACTAATTGCAGCCATGCACGTGTCTAGATTTAATGGATCggatttaatttcttttaaaaaaatacgggacgatattttcgtaaataactcgaacttttgTGTAAataacatgtgttaaaagtgcaagtaactagTGCAAGTGTTCAGGTAAAAAGTGCAAATAAAAATCACTTAAGAGTGCAATCACTTTCATTTAaaagtgtaagtaatttaacTGTTTAACATTGGTGCACTTAACGATAACGTCTGGTGCAACTAgtgataacgttaggtgcacttaatattgatactCAGTATACATTAGTTGTTACACTttaaatacattttacttgcatttttaatacacacacacatatatatggtcatgttcaggtgtggatGCGCTTCCcatgcggccgtgcggtttacaccactcaatgttaagaaatgcacctaAGCAaaattaagaaatgcaccacacaaatatgcattattaggtacacatcaccaaaaacacaccactagataTGCAAGAATACAGCCCACAGTATTCAGAAATGCAATTAGAAACATGGAGTATGAGgcgtttttatgcattttcattgtggtgcatttcgtaacattgagtggtgtaaaccgcaagGCCGCACGTGAAGGCCCGgtcacatttgaatagaaatctatatatatatcacctacTAAACCCTCTTTAAGTTCCTAATAGTACAAGGCTGACCTCAATTGCAGATCCAACAGCGTTAATAACCAGAGGCTGGAGGCGGTAAGCATCCTCAACCTTCTTCATCAAAATGGTAGAAGCATAATCGTTGCTTCCAAAAGACCCAAAAACTATTAATGACTTGTCGAGTATTTCGCCACAACCTGCAAGAAAAATATTAGTCTTTCAAGGCTGGGAATTAAAGGTGAGATAAACACATATCATCCAGTACACTTAAAGTTACTTGAGGTTTT
It includes:
- the LOC116032299 gene encoding GDSL esterase/lipase At1g28610-like, producing MSFPIVACGLLLTALASSQFVDGCYTSIFGFGDSITDTGNYISLISKGLLPLDEIPNCSVPPYGETFFHHPTGRCSDGKLIIDFIAEHYGLPLTPPYMGGENANREGGVNFAVIGATALSDDVLEAKWSYSRDNISMMAQINMFKTYLPSICKTSSCGEILDKSLIVFGSFGSNDYASTILMKKVEDAYRLQPLVINAVGSAIEELIKLGVVNLVVPGMLPAGCLGDCLAVYYGSNEEDYDPITGCLTWLNEFTQKHNELLQKELTRIQKHYPNVFITYADYYNAGLELFISPNKYGFNKETRLISCCGSGGPYNSYVDDTKCGYPFSHACDDPSSYIEWDGAHLTQAANEWIAKGLLSGLYTSPNITTSCVSSANGDGVYVY